One Glycine soja cultivar W05 chromosome 7, ASM419377v2, whole genome shotgun sequence genomic window, TTAGTTGAGTTTTTTTCCttagaatatatattataattacttaAATATTCTTATTGGTTGAGAGTAGTGGATAATAAAATGGGTGCATATGAAATTTTACTCAAAAGTACTTAATTGTatcatttttcaaatatatacgTGAACAcgtattaagaaaattataaatatgaaaatatattaaaaataatttaatattttctaaaattaaaagtattttgtaTGCTCTATCATGTGTTCGTAGAGTACACAAAAATATTGGATTTTTTATTAAaggatataattaatttttattatattaaaaaggaaaattgtcAAGGAGATCTAACATAACAGAATGCACCACttgttataaatatattatcttcTATTCCTAcatacaacaaaaatattaaaaatattgagattGGGATTACAAAGCCGAAGAGATTACTCATTAGCGTATTTAATCCTGTTAAGTACTATGTGttatgtcaaaaaaaaaaaaaaaaaaatatatatatatatatatatatatatatatatatatatatatatatatatcatgtgtTCAATTCTAGACTACTCGACCGAAACGAGTAAATAACCAACGCAAACGCGACACGTGTCTCCCCGACTATTTCAAAGGATTTTAGGGTTTAAATACATTCACGCTTCACAAACGGTATATGCTGTATACCTCTGTTCTCTCTCCCCCTCCCCGATTCGTTTTGCCCCTTTCGTTGCCCTAATTTCAACCATGCCTCGCCGTAGCTCCGGTGGTAAAATCTCCAATCTCAattctattttccttttttatcttctcgattcatttattcattattaataatataacatgTTTCTGTTTATTTTGCACCTTCGATGATTTCTAGGGtttttttccttcccttttGGGGCTTTGGATAAATCTGACAGTTCCTGTTATTTCCCCTTTGTTTTACTAACTTTGTGCCTCTAAGTTATATGTACGAATAGTTTGATTCATGAATCGTGTTTTCCCCAtgttttatggttatttttttagttgtagtttttcttcttctagggTTTTCAAATCAGAAAACCACTACATGATCTTGGAAGATTTGATGCTTGTTTAGATACAAGAAAATGATAGCTTCGGAAAAGACCTGATTTTCGTGAGATAACGCAGCTTAAAATAGTAACTTCCATAGAGTTATTAACCAACTTCCCCATCAATCTGGTTTtagccttttaatttttttattagcccAAACAAGATTAAAACACATGagatgaattaattttatattttttctgctTCTCTCCCAGATTTTGGGAAggttttgatgtttttttcttaGATTTGTTTTTGCGTCAcaaatcttttaatttataaagatgcatgtttttgtttttcatttctgATGATGTATGTTTTAAGTGTTGGTATTTGCTGATGGTAATGCTAGTGTAGTCGTTATGTTTTAGCATTGTACTGTTGTACATGGAAGTGTTCTGTTCTGCTGTTAATGTTGAGCTGGGGTGTTCTCCATGGTTCAGGACGATCCGTGAACCATCCTAACCCGACCAACCAATGGTGCCAGTATGCTGATTTCAGATTATGGGTTGGGTTGGTTTAGGTCTGAAAGCATCAGACTTGTAAAGCTAGGGTGGCACACTCAATCTAACCCTACCTGTGTAgccacatttatttatttattggcttaaagatttttttcttgCTAGGCTCTATATATTACGGTAGTGAAGATCATAGAGAAGCACCAATGAGTATGTCCCAAATCAGGAGTTGAAAAATAGATCTACCTTGGTTTAACCTGAACCAATCTAGACATGTTAGATTTGGGCTGGGTGTCAGATTGAAGAAAAACTCTCAAACCTGATCCACTGCTTTCATGATTGGATCAGGTTTGAGAGTTTTTCTGCAAAAAGCTACCTACTAAACCAAACTCCTGAAATATtggcaataaatatttttgttacaaaTACTGAAATACTTTGATATTTTGatcaagataaaatattttattattttttagattttcatATGCTGTACCTTTTTTTATGGATCATAATATGGTAATGTTTACTTTAGGTAAAATAATGGTTGGATCATCTTTATTCTGCATTGTTATGTTGTTTTCTATCCATTTGACCCTATTGATTCATTGCTTACTTTAGGAAGATCTGCCCGTCCTGCTCCTCGTGCAGCACCTCGTCCTGCTCCAGGTATGCATGAATACAATACTGGAATTGTATATTATACTTGAAGCTTTGAGAAGATGCACTTTTAGGCTTTCAACAAGAAATTGTGGGATGCAAATTTCTTTTTCCTCTAATGAACATTGTCATTGATGTCTTGATGCAGTTCACCATGCTCCTCCTCCAGCCCCTGCTCAGAGCGGTGGCGGATCTATGCTTGGTGGCATTGGTTCAACCATAGCTCAAGGTATGTGAAGGAAGATTAATGTTACATTTGCCTTATGGAATCctgtgaaagaagaaaaatcatctTATCTGGTTTCTATTGGTGTTTTTCCCAGGTATGGCTTTTGGCACTGGAAGTGCAGTGGCACACAGGGCTGTGGATGCTGTCATGGGTCCTCGTACCATTCAACATGAAGCAGTAGTCACGGAGGCTGCTGCTGCTGCCCCTGCACCCACTGCAAATACTTTTGGTGGCGATGCATGCAATGTTCATACAAAGGCATTCCAGGATGTATGTTTTTTTACCTAGAGTTTTTACCTTTCTTGAAATTTTCCTTTAATTGTTGATTAGTGTTTCATGGTATATAATCTGCTAATCAACACTTATTTATTAGTTGCACTAGTGTGTAATGTTTTGTGAACATATGCCATTTCATAATACAAACTGCAAAGGATATATTTTGTGCCTACAAAGATGTGGGAGGTGAAATATATCTTCTTTTGTTGGGTAACTAATCGAGATTAACTTATCTCCTAAGCAAAATATTGTTATAATCTTTCTTTTGGAAGGGTGGGAGTTGggttttgattcttatgtgtGGATGACAAATCACATTAGGATGTGCAATGTAAAGAGAAAAATGTGATCTATAAATATT contains:
- the LOC114419423 gene encoding uncharacterized protein C6C3.02c, giving the protein MPRRSSGGRSARPAPRAAPRPAPVHHAPPPAPAQSGGGSMLGGIGSTIAQGMAFGTGSAVAHRAVDAVMGPRTIQHEAVVTEAAAAAPAPTANTFGGDACNVHTKAFQDCLNSYGSDLSKCQFYMDMLAECRKNSGASLSV